In Erpetoichthys calabaricus chromosome 4, fErpCal1.3, whole genome shotgun sequence, one genomic interval encodes:
- the LOC127527489 gene encoding odorant receptor 131-2-like has translation MERNTSQTNTSKVLILSQSTMVANSKMAVAQVLVCIFLYINCIMLFSFFSKDSFRQDSRYILFAHMLLVDTTMLLLVDMGVLMSYFYLLLPAGLCILICTFMEVLTAYTPLTLTAMCLERYIAICIPLRHAEISTIQRTMLGILLIWILGFIFSTTDLFIIIVTQPNSFYFADYICSYEMMLLYIWQADLRSVSRLLLFLAIFIFILFTYVKIMYVAKAASAEKTSAFKARNTVILHAVQLLLSLTVLICPFVETAIMQVDFQVFLNVRYFNFIIFTLFPRCLSSLIYGVRDDKFNMVFQHYLICGLSKKVSSAILSG, from the coding sequence ATGGAGAGGAACACATCCCAGACAAATACAAGTAAGGTGTTAATACTGTCTCAGTCAACCATGGTGGCTAATTCTAAGATGGCAGTCGCACAGGTATTAGTCTGCATCTTCCTTTATATAAACTGCATTATGCTTTTCTCATTCTTCAGTAAAGATTCCTTTCGACAGGATAGTCGCTATATTTTGTTTGCTCACATGTTGCTTGTGGACACTACCATGCTTTTATTGGTGGACATGGGAGTACTAATGTCCTATTTCTACCTCCTGCTGCCTGCTGGTTTGTGCATCCTAATCTGCACCTTCATGGAAGTCCTTACTGCCTACACTCCATTGACTTTGACTGCCATGTGCCTGGAACGTTATATTGCTATCTGCATACCACTGAGACATGCTGAGATCTCCACAATCCAACGAACTATGCTTGGTATTCTGCTTATTTGGATTTTGGGATTCATCTTCAGTACTACTGACTTATTTATTATAATTGTAACACAGCCCAATAGTTTTTACTTTGCAGATTATATCTGTAGTTATGAAATGATGCTTCTGTACATTTGGCAGGCTGACTTGAGGTCAGTCTCACGTCTGCTCCTTTTTCTAGcaatattcatttttatactATTCACCTATGTAAAAATCATGTATGTAGCAAAAGCTGCCTCTGCTGAGAaaacctctgccttcaaagcTCGCAATACAGTTATTCTTCATGCTGTTCAACTTCTGTTGTCTTTAACTGTACTGATTTGCCCTTTCGTCGAAACAGCCATTATGCAAGTAGATTTTCAGGTTTTCTTAAATGTAcgctattttaattttattatctttaCTTTGTTCCCTCGATGTCTAAGTTCACTTATTTATGGAGTCAGAGATGATAAATTCAACATGGTGTTTCAACATTACCTCATATGTGGATTGAGTAAAAAGGTATCTTCCGCCATATTAAGTGGATAA